The sequence CTCGGCATTTTCCTTGGCGAAACCGAAACCAGGATCGAGCACGATCGTCCGCCTGTCCACGCCTGCGGCGGCTGCGATCTCCAGCGAGCGATTGAGAAAGAAAAGCTGGTCATCGATGACATCAGGCAGCTTCTGCCGGTTGCGGCCCGTGTGCATGATGCAGAGACCGGCGCCCGTTTGTGCAGCCACAGCGGCGATGTCAGGCTCGCGCTGCAGGCCGAAGACATCATTGACGATATGGGCACCCGCTCCGATCGCCAGCCGCGCCGTATCGGCGCGATAGGTATCGACCGAAATCAGGGCATCGGTCCTCCCGCGCAGGGCTTCGATAACAGGCAGTACCCGTCCCTGCTCCTCGGTAGCATTGACGGCGACAGCACCTGGCTTGGTCGATTCGCCACCGATATCGATGATGGCGGCCCCCTCCTCGACGCAATCAAGCGCATGGGCAACGGCCGCATCGACGGCCTCATAATGACCGCCGTCGGAAAAGGAATCCGGCGTTACATTGACGATAGCCATGATGACGCTCTGCCCGCCGACATCGATGCTGCGGCCATGCGCGACATGCCAGCTTTGGCTGTGAAGCTCCGTCACGAACTGTCCATCCCATTGAAAAAGAAAAAACCTTGCGCTTGATATTGCGCTCACAGTGGCTATGCCGCAAGGTTTACAGAAGTTCAACATGGTAGCGACACGAATGCCGCTTGCGTCCCATAAGTTCAGTCTTTCGTGTGCATTGCTGCTCGCGGTCTGCATACCCGGTGTGGCCGGTGCGGAAGTTATCGCCCGCAAGTCAATTTCCTATTTCGACATCAAGGGAAGCACCGCCGACGAGCTCGATGCAGCCTTGAATCAGCGCGGGCCATTGGCGATAGGCTCAAGCAGCCACCATCCCGGCGCAACGAAGATCCGCTTCGGTGGTAGTGCGACCTACAGCGAATCAAACGGCCGCTGCCATATCTCCAGCGTCAAGGTAACGGTCAATACGGAAATCATCCTGCCGCGCTGGCGAGACCGGCGGGGCGCCAGCAAGCAGCTTTCCGTGATCTGGGATACCTTGGCCGGCGATATTCGGCGCCACGAAGATCGGCATGTCGAAATCGCCCGCCAGCATGCGCGGCAAATGGAAAAGCAGATCCTGGCTCTGCCATCCGCCAGCAATTGCGATACGCTGCAGGAACGGGCAAACGCGGTGACATCGCGCGAAACCGAACGGCACGACGCCGATCAGGCGCGCTTCGACCGCATAGAAGCGCTCAATTTTTCGAGCCGCATGCAGAGGCTGCTCTACTATCGCAGCCGACAAGGCAATTCGCAGTAGTCCGAAGAGCTGCTCTCAGCGCAAAAAGCGATCGAGTGACGACGGCTGTGGGAAATAGGTCACTATATCCTGTGAATCGTGCGATCTCGCTGCTCTTTGAACTTTACGAAAATCTGAAATAGGTTTTTCCTATCAATTACAGAGACAAACGCACTGGTTGATTCGAAAAAGGCCGGGCGATTGCCTCATAAGGATCGATTTCGAGTGCCTGCGTCGGCGGGTCTATTCGCTCTTCGGCGCAGTCGGGGTTTGTTTTTCAAAGCATGCGCTAAGTGTTCTCCTGGCGCGTCCTGAAGCCGCAGGTGTTTCCTCCCTTGCCTGTGGTGATGCGCCCGCCTTGCCTCGCTCGCTGAACCAGCTGAGCGGGGCATCTTTTTGCGTGATGAGCGTCTACAGGAGATCTGGCCGAGGAATCGCGCAAGGCGCGTTGGAGCGCTGCCTCAGGCCTGGCGCTCCGGCACATGCACCACAAGCCCGTCAAGCGCGCTCTTCATCTTGATCTGACACGAAAGCCGCGAGTTCGGGCGGACGTCGAATGCAAAATCGAGCATGTCTTCTTCCATGGCTTCCGGGCCGCCGACCTTTTCGGTCCATTCCTCATCGACATAGACATGACAGGTGGCACAGGCACAGGCGCCGCCGCATTCCGCTTCAATACCCGGAACGGAGTTGCGCACTGCATTTTCCATCACGGTGGAGCCCTCGTCGACATTGAGGTCAAAGCGCGTGCCGTCGAAGGCGACGATGGTCAATTTGGTCATGTGGGTGAATTCCGAATTGCTTGAATGAAGGACGATCGGAATTTTACTTCCAACAATTCGCTGGAGCAGTCAACATTTGCGCCGCCGAAACGGATTATCCCGTCTGGCGGCGCAAAAATGCATGAGATTTGCCGTTCGAACGTTCGGCCTAGCGCGAGAGCTTCAAAATGAAGTTCTCGGCCTCGATAACGCTGGCTGTAACCACCGCCATACGAGCGGCGTCACCGACGTTGCTTTCGAGCGCTCCGGCAGCATCCGCCACGCGAAAGGCGCCAATGGAGCTGGCAGCCCCCTTCAGCTTATGCGATGCAGCTTCCATGCGTTTCAAATCGCCGCTGCCAATCTCCTGCAGGCAGGAACGAGCCTGCCTTGCGAACATCTGCAGCACCTCGACTTCCAGTGCCTTGTCACCCATCGTCTGCTTTCCGAGATGGACAAGATCGATCGCCCGCTCCCGCGACGGAGCCGCGCCCCGCGAATTATCAGGAGATTCAAATGCGATGTTCAAAGCTGCCATGTGCCAATGCTCCCGTCATTTATCTATGACTGTTTTATAGACCTGCCGCATAGTTGCGGCCCGGACATGGCCATCGAGTTAAATTTTGGCACATTGAGGGCTGAAAACTCGGGACATGGTTAACGTGCGTTAAACATGCTCAAAATCTTGGGTTTTCATCGCATTGAACAGCCAAACAGGGTTAATGGCCCCTTAATGATCCACTGGCTTTAAGGTGGAATTAATTGTCATGACTGGGGGAATGTGTCACTACGATACTGGTAAATTGGGTGGATGGCACATGCCTTTGCCCCGGAAGTGGATGATGGTAATGTTTTCATAACATCCGTTTGAAAAACCAGTTATCCACTCTGAATGTAATGGGAAATCCAAGCTCGGTGTTGATCGAAGGCGGAAGACCTACGGGAGGCAAGGTTCGTCTTTTCCGGACGCGGCGGAATTACCGGAAAAGGCACGGCAAGCCCGAGTGAGTTGTAACGAGGCGTAACCGCATGGCGAACAAAAAGTACATCGAGTCGGTCGAGGACAAGGCCTTTCAGGCATTGGACGAAGCTTTGCAGATCGATTTCAGTGACGAGAGCTTGGAGTCTCGCAGCGGAACTACGCCCGATATCCCGGAGCAAAATGTGTCTGAGCCGCCGAAACAGCCGATAAAGCAGACCAGGGATGATGCCGCCCGCAAGAACGGCGGAGCGCGCAGCACCGCAGCCCCTGCCACTTCGCCCCGCCCTGCCGAGGCGCCGAAGAATCCGAACCTCGCTGCCGCCAATGACGGCAACAGGGCAAGTTCCGCAAGCATATTGAGAGCGCTCGACGGAGCCTCGCAGAGCCGTGCGGTGCGAAACGCCACGATCTTCTCGCTGCTCTGGATCATCGGCGGCGCAGGCCTCGCGTTCATGCTCTATGGCACCCAGATCCGGAACATTCATTCCATCGCGGATCTTGCCGCCCTTCCGGGCGTCATCGCCTGCATCGTCGGCATTATCGTTCCGGTGCTGCTCTTCTATGCTTTCGGCACGATGATCTCGCGTGCGCACGACATGCGCAATGCAGCGCGCTCCATGGCAGAGGTCGCGCTACGTCTCGTCGAGCCGGAAACCATCGCTTCCGAGCGCATCATGACGGTCGGTCAGGCCGTTCGCCGTGAAGTCTCGGCGATGAACGAAGGCATCGAGCGCACCATTGCACGCGCGACGGAACTCGAAACCCTCGTCCATTCCGAGGTCAATGCACTGGAGCGCAGCTACGCAGACAACGAATTGCGCGTCCGCGGCTTGGTCCACGAACTCGGCGCAGAACGTGACGCCATCGTCAATCACGCCGAGCGTATCCGCTCCTCGATCTCAGGCGTGCACGATCAGATCAAGGAAGACCTGTCGCTGGCGACCGAAGAAATCGCCGTGCGCCTCTCTACCTCTGGCGAAGCTTTCGCATCGATGATCGATACGCGAGCAGCCGCCCTGATGGAGAAGTCGGATTCCGCGGTCCAGGCCCTCGGCACCCTGCTTTCCGCCAAGACCGACAGCCTGCTGCAGAACCTCAACGCCTCGGGCCTCGCGCTCAGCCATGAATTCGATACCCGCCTGGAATCTCTGTCGTCGACTCTTGCCGACCGCGGCAAGGACCTGCTTGGCCAGTTCGAAACGCGCGCCTCGACGCTCGATGCAAACACCGAAAAACTGAATTCCGCATTGAACGAACGTGCACGCCAGCTCAATGAAACGCTGGTTGCCCGCACGAAGGAGATCAGCGAAAGCCTCAGCGGCGGCGAGCGGTCCATCACGAGCACGCTGGACAATGTTCTGTCCCGCCTCAACACGGCACTCGACGAAAAAGGCGCGAGCTTCCGTCAAAGCCTGCAGTCGACAGCCGATGACACCATCATGGATCTCGACCTGCGCTCTGGCTTCTTCGAAGAACGCTTCCAGTCGACGATCGCGCAGCTTTCGACGACCTTCGATGACCGCGTGTCGGAGTTCACCTCCGCCTTCGACAAGCGCGCCGGCTCCCTGGACACCAAGCTCTCGGAAAGCCTTACCCGCATCAATCAGTCGCTCGGCAGCAATTCGGACGCGCTGGAGGGCATCCTGACCTCCAGCATCGAGCGCCTGGGTTCGCATCTTACCGACCAGTCCTTCGCTCTCGCAACGACGCTGGCAACGGGCCAGGAAGTATTGGAAAGCGCGATCGGCTCCAAGGCGAACGAGATCACCTCGGCGCTGCAGAACGCCACGACAGGCATTTCTTCCGCCCTGACCTCGGGCACGAGCGAACTCAACACCACGCTCGCCTCGCATGCCGGTGCCTTCACATCCGCCGTGCAGGGTATCACGCGCGATGTCTCCGCCGCGCTGCAAAGCGGCACGGAAGAACTCACCTCGGCCTTCACCGGCCGTGCCAACGACATCAACAACACCCTCTCTGCTCGCACCAACGAGATCACGCAGGCTTTGAGCTCTGCCCATGAACGGGTCGATGCCGTCATGGCGGCCCGTAGCAACGCCTTGTTCGGCGCGCTGGCCGATAACCAGTCCCGTTTCGAGCAGACGCTTGCCGAGCGTTCGGAAGCAATTGCCAGCGCCGTCAGCGGCTCTCACGAACATCTGACCGCCGCCCTGGATGAGCGTACCTCGATGCTGACCATTTCGCTGGCCGAAAGCCAGCTGCGCCTCGAAAACACGCTTGCGAGCCGTACCGACGCGATCACTGGCGTCTTGGCCGATACCCACAGCAAGCTGGCTGACACGCTCGACGACAAGACGATGGCACTTGCTATCGCGCTTTCCGAAAGCCAATCCCGCCTGGAAGACACGGTTTCCGGCCATGCGGAACACGTTGCCGGCACGCTGGACGCCAAGACGACGGAACTTGCGCGCGCGCTGGCCGAGGGGCAGGCTCGTCTCGAAAGCACGGTCTCGGGTCACGCCGAAAGCGTCACCAATGCCCTCGACGACAGGACGATGGCGCTCGCCATCGCACTTTCCGAGAACCAGGCTCGGCTGGAGGAAACCGTCTCCGGTCACGCAGACCGTGTCGCTGACACGTTCGAAGGCAAGGCCAGCGCCCTCGCCGCCGCGCTGACCTCCGGACAGACTCGTCTTGAAGAAACTCTCGCGAACCGCGCCGAGGCCATCATCAAGGCATTTGCAGGCAATCATAATGCCTTGGCCGAAGCACTGGACGACAGAGCTATGGCGCTCGCCATCGCATTGTCGGAAGCCCAGGCCCGCCTCGAAGATACCGTCTCCGGCCATGCCGATCGCGTTGCCGACACGCTCGACGGCAAGACACGGGCGCTTTCCGATGCGCTGACCTCCGGCCAGTCACGTCTCGAAGCGACGCTTGCCAATCGCGCCGAGGCGATCACGAATGCATTCACCAGCAACCACAATGCGCTGGCCGATGCACTGGACGACAAGGCGATGGCTCTCGCCATTTCGCTCTCAGACACCCAGTCACGCCTCGAGGATGCGGTATCCAGCCGTCTCGACGCCCTCTCCGATACTGTCGCCGGCACCCACGACAAGATCGTCAACAGCCTGGACGACAGGACGATGGCGCTTGCCATCGCCCTTTCGGAGGGCCATGCGAAGCTGGAAGACACTCTTTCCCACAGCGCCAAGGCCATTGCCCATACCGTCACCAGCGGTCACGAGGCGCTGACCAACACGCTCGACGACAAGAGCATGGCCTTCGCAATCTCGCTTGCAGAAAACCAGAACCGCTTCGAAAGCGCCCTGGAGGAACGCGCCAACGCACTTCTCGACAGCGTCTCCGGTGCAGAGGCCCGCGTTGCCGGAGCCTTTGGCGACAAGGCGGAAGCCATCCGTGCTGCCTATAGCGAAAACCAGGAACGCCTCGACCGCTCGCTCACCGCCCATACGGACACTCTCTCCGAAATGCTCGGCGCCAACAGCGATCGCGTCGAGACCGTTCTCGGAACGACGACCCGCCAGCTGGAGAACACGCTCGGTGCCGGTCTGTCGCAGATGGATCAGAACCTCGCCTCGGCCTATGAGCGTATGCGTTCCACGCTGGAAGACCGCAGCAATGCGATCAACCTTGCCCTGCGCGACGCGCATGAGCAGATCGACAACACGCTGATGGAACAGACGACCGCCATCGGCACCTCGATTGCCACCAGCGCCAGCATGCTGGAAATGTCACTCGAGGACCGTGAGGCTTCGCTGCGCCAGACCATCGACGCCAGCGCGAGGACACTGGAAGAGCGCCTGAACAGCGGTGCGGGCGACATTGCCGGCCGTATCCAGCAGGCCGCCGGCGACATCGCACGCTCGGCCGAAACCTTCTCGTCCAACCTCAACCAGTCGATCGACGGCATGACGAACCGCTTTGCCGAGACCGGCTCGCGGGTCGAAGCTAGCCTGTCGGCGCTCGAAAATCGCATCAACGAAGGCGTCACCGGCGTTTCCGCCCAGGTCGATGCCGCCGGCAACCGCCTCTCCGATACACTGGCGAGTGGCGCGGCAAAGATCGACGACAGCGGCAGCCAGGCAGCTGCTCGCATCGAAGAGCGCCTTTCGACCATGGATCGCGCGCTCAATCTCGGCCTCGAAGCGGTCAACCGCACGATCGAAGGCAAGGCTGCCAATCTTGCAACGACGCTGCGCACGGCCGTTGCCGACGCCGCGCAGGGCATGGACACGGAAGCAACCCGCACGGCCGAATTGCTCGCCAATACCGGCCGGCAATTCGCCGAGAACCTCGGCAGCCATAGCGATGCCTTTACGCGTGCCATGAGCGAGCGCTCCGACGAGCTCGTCAACCGCGTCTCGGAAACGCAGAACCGGCTGGCAAGCCAGGCTGCGGCCGTCGCCCAGACCTTCTCGGAAGCAGGCAACGCGATCGTCAACAAGGTTGCCGAAGCCGAAGGCCTCGTCAGCAACCAGGTCAATACGATCTCGCAGGCGCTCTCTTCGGCCGAACAGTCGCTGGAGGCCCGCGGCGCGGCCATCCGCAACACGCTTACCGGCGGCAGCGAGCAAATCGCCTCCACCATGGCGCAAGTCGAGCGTGCGCTCGACGAGCGCAGCACGGCGATCCGCAGCTCTCTGGAGGAACGCGCCCGCGAAATCGACACCACGCTTGCCGATGTCGACAAGGCCCTGGAAGCCCGTGGCTCCTCCATCCGCACCTCGCTCGACGAACGCACGCGCGAGCTGAATTCGATGCTGGCTGGGCGCTCTACCGAACTCTCGCGCCTCATCGACGAAAAGGCTCGCCCGATCGTCGATCGCTACGCGGCAACGGGTCAGGAGGCGGCCGCTCTTATCACGGCGGCAGCTCAGGAAAGCACGGAACGCCTGCGCGCTGAAAATGCCGCGCTCATCAATGCGATCTCGTCTCGCACTGAGCACGCGGTCAACACGGTCAGCACACTCGAAAACAACCTGCTTGCGAGCGTCAATGGCATCATCGCCCGCCTGGCGGACAACAACTCGGCGATCGCCGGACTGCTGTCCAATGCCGCAAGCGAATTCGCAAACGTCGATGACCGTCTCATGGCAACCTCGTCACGCTTCGCTGAATCCGCCGCGAAGGCCGGCGAGATGGTCTCGGCCTCCAGCCGTCTTCTCGAAGGCAAGGTCGACAAGCTGTCTGAGATCACCGGCCAGACCTTGTCGCAGGTCGGCAGCATCGTCGGTCGTTTCGACGATCACTCCAAGGTGCTGACGCAAGCATCCCAGCTTCTGGGCGCCGCCCAGTCGAACCTCGTATCGACGCTGGAAGAGCGCGAGACGGCACTGCAGAACCTGGCCGTCGGCCTCGTTCAGCGCTCAGAAGAGATCGAGAACACCATGCGCGCCCTCGGCTCGATGGTAGAAACGGCCTTCGATCGGGCGGAACAGCGGTCGAACCAGGTGACCGGCAATCTCCGCCAGAGCGTGCAATCTTCCTTCGGCGATATTGGCCGTGTTCTCTCCGACGCCGAGAAGCGCGCCGAAGATGCGGCGGAAAACATGCGCACCGCATTGCAGAAGGCCGGCGAAGAAGCCAACCAGGCTGTCGAGAACACATTCGCCAACGCCGAGCGCCGCTCCGGCGATCTCACCAATCGCCTGCGCGGTGGCCTCACGGCCTCGCTGTCCGAGGTTGAGCAGATGCTCGCCGACGCCGGCAAGACCTCGGATACGGCTGCCCAACAGCTGCGGGAGACCCTGCGCGTCGCGGTCGATGACGCGATCGGCCGCTTCGCCGGTGCGACGGACGAAATCCGCCGCTCGGCCGGCGATATCCGCCGCGAGCTTGACCTCACCCGCAACGAACTGAAGCGCGGTGCCTTCGATCTTCCGGAAGAAGCAAAGGAGAGCGCTGCAGCTATGCGTCGCGCCGTTGCCGAACAGATCAAGGCCCTGCAGGACATCTCGCAGATCGTCGGCCGCTCGACGCAGCAACTGGAGATTTCCGAGCCGACCGCTCGCGCGCTGGCCGAAGCACAGCCTGCTCCACGGCCTCAGCCCGCCGCATCTGCCCCGGCAGCTGTAGCCCCGCGGCCTCAACAACCTGCTCCGCAGCAACCGGCGCAACAGCCCCCGGTCGCCCAGCAGCCCGTACAGCGCCCTGCACCGCAGCCGCAGCAGCCTTC comes from Rhizobium tropici CIAT 899 and encodes:
- the folP gene encoding dihydropteroate synthase — translated: MAIVNVTPDSFSDGGHYEAVDAAVAHALDCVEEGAAIIDIGGESTKPGAVAVNATEEQGRVLPVIEALRGRTDALISVDTYRADTARLAIGAGAHIVNDVFGLQREPDIAAVAAQTGAGLCIMHTGRNRQKLPDVIDDQLFFLNRSLEIAAAAGVDRRTIVLDPGFGFAKENAEENLELMARFNALLRFDLPLLVGTSRKRFVGTITGREAADRDVGTAATSAILRLQGAAIFRVHNVAINRDALAIADAILATRARLKI
- a CDS encoding DUF922 domain-containing Zn-dependent protease; this translates as MPLASHKFSLSCALLLAVCIPGVAGAEVIARKSISYFDIKGSTADELDAALNQRGPLAIGSSSHHPGATKIRFGGSATYSESNGRCHISSVKVTVNTEIILPRWRDRRGASKQLSVIWDTLAGDIRRHEDRHVEIARQHARQMEKQILALPSASNCDTLQERANAVTSRETERHDADQARFDRIEALNFSSRMQRLLYYRSRQGNSQ
- a CDS encoding 2Fe-2S iron-sulfur cluster-binding protein; the protein is MTKLTIVAFDGTRFDLNVDEGSTVMENAVRNSVPGIEAECGGACACATCHVYVDEEWTEKVGGPEAMEEDMLDFAFDVRPNSRLSCQIKMKSALDGLVVHVPERQA
- a CDS encoding Hpt domain-containing protein, with amino-acid sequence MAALNIAFESPDNSRGAAPSRERAIDLVHLGKQTMGDKALEVEVLQMFARQARSCLQEIGSGDLKRMEAASHKLKGAASSIGAFRVADAAGALESNVGDAARMAVVTASVIEAENFILKLSR